A stretch of Mesorhizobium sp. M2A.F.Ca.ET.046.03.2.1 DNA encodes these proteins:
- a CDS encoding LysR family transcriptional regulator — MDTENLRSFLEVAAHGSFTVAAHRLNLAQSTISARIRGLEEQLGRKLFVRDSDGVTLTPAGRQFLPHASTITRTWEQSRQDIAVPDGYETLLRLTAPAYLWDSITSPWIDWMRAKRPNVALRLEGSFPDLAIDQMAEGLLDICILYLPRPHPGIVYETLAVDQVVLVQHRDQLGSWTNNYILMDWGLEFRVEHDRAFAGMVKPAISAGLVFIGLQHVLSQKAAAYLPLSAVSTHIQRGELRRVEDTPVFQRPIYLAYPENPASSDALDIALTGLRTLARNLSNDQAFAESDRAFSMLRHVS, encoded by the coding sequence ATGGATACCGAAAATCTGCGCAGTTTCCTGGAGGTCGCGGCGCATGGCAGCTTCACCGTGGCGGCCCATCGGCTGAACCTCGCCCAGTCGACCATCAGCGCGCGCATTCGCGGCCTGGAGGAACAGCTGGGGCGAAAACTGTTCGTGCGCGACAGCGACGGCGTCACGCTGACGCCGGCCGGCCGGCAGTTCCTGCCGCATGCCTCGACGATCACCCGCACCTGGGAGCAGTCGCGCCAGGACATCGCCGTTCCCGATGGCTACGAGACGCTGCTTAGGCTGACCGCGCCCGCCTATCTCTGGGACAGCATCACCTCGCCCTGGATCGACTGGATGCGCGCGAAACGGCCGAACGTGGCGCTCAGGCTGGAAGGCAGCTTCCCGGATCTGGCGATCGACCAGATGGCCGAAGGCCTGCTCGACATCTGCATCCTCTATCTGCCCAGGCCGCATCCGGGCATCGTCTATGAGACCTTGGCCGTTGATCAGGTGGTTCTCGTCCAGCACAGGGATCAGCTCGGATCGTGGACGAATAACTACATCCTGATGGACTGGGGGCTGGAGTTCCGCGTCGAGCACGACCGCGCCTTTGCCGGAATGGTGAAGCCGGCGATCTCGGCCGGGCTGGTCTTCATCGGCCTGCAGCACGTCCTGTCGCAGAAAGCGGCCGCCTATCTGCCGCTGAGTGCGGTCAGCACTCATATCCAGCGCGGAGAGTTGAGACGCGTCGAGGACACGCCGGTATTCCAGCGCCCGATCTATCTTGCCTATCCGGAAAACCCCGCCTCTTCCGACGCCCTCGACATCGCGCTCACGGGCCTACGTACGCTCGCCAGGAACCTGTCCAACGATCAGGCTTTCGCGGAGAGCGACCGCGCCTTCAGTATGTTAAGGCATGTCTCCTGA
- a CDS encoding ABC transporter ATP-binding protein, whose amino-acid sequence MTNQAANALELKDLSVAYRVGRRDRAVLRNVNLTIKAGEAYGLVGESGCGKSTVALSVVRYLPRNGSITGGSIALDGKDVMKLDGEALRRARADSVSMVYQDPGKALNPSLRIGRQLTEIFELAGISGQTAEDKALAMLNRVRISDPASVMQRYPHQLSGGMQQRVAIAMALANDPSMLILDEPTTGLDATVEAEVLDLIGQLRRELSASILFISHNLAVVSNMCDRVGVLYAGMLVEEGTTKDVFNDPRHPYTVALLRCLPRGGQRKDQGRLDTIPGFLPGIGATITGCAFADRCALATERCRAEPPPLYDLGEGRLSRCHYHDNAQSLPRATPAEIPAVAPKQAPPVLQVEGLNKTYASHGRPLRAVKDVSVSLRPGETLGLVGESGSGKTTFARLLLGLVPPDDGGSIELEGKKLAPRLASRSEDQVKAVQIVFQNPDSALNRSHSIRHILSRALKRLGGLTGKKLDARLEELVRSVRLTDRHLAVKPRQLSGGLKQRVAIARAFAGDPRIVVCDEPTSALDVSVQAAILNLLADLQSRQDVSYIFISHDLGVVRYLSDKIAVLYLGRIMEFGPSEAVFSGPHHPYTEALLSAVPKLDRTESSRIRLDGEIPSAANPPTGCVFHTRCPRKIGAICETQEPELSEAQPGHTIRCHIPYDELARLQKPKAVEPA is encoded by the coding sequence ATGACTAACCAAGCCGCCAACGCGCTAGAACTCAAAGACCTTTCGGTCGCCTATCGCGTCGGCCGCCGCGATCGCGCGGTGCTGCGCAACGTCAACCTGACCATCAAGGCCGGCGAAGCCTACGGGCTGGTCGGCGAATCCGGCTGCGGCAAATCCACCGTGGCGCTTTCCGTGGTGCGTTATCTGCCGCGCAACGGCTCGATCACCGGCGGCTCGATCGCGCTCGACGGCAAGGACGTAATGAAGCTCGATGGCGAGGCGCTGCGGCGTGCCCGCGCGGACAGCGTGTCGATGGTCTACCAGGACCCCGGCAAGGCACTGAACCCGTCGCTGCGCATCGGCCGGCAATTGACCGAGATCTTCGAGCTTGCGGGCATCAGCGGACAGACGGCTGAAGACAAGGCGCTCGCCATGCTGAACCGGGTGCGCATCTCGGATCCGGCAAGCGTCATGCAGCGCTATCCGCACCAGCTCTCCGGCGGCATGCAACAGCGCGTGGCGATCGCCATGGCGCTCGCCAACGACCCCTCGATGCTGATCCTCGACGAGCCGACGACCGGGCTCGACGCCACCGTGGAAGCCGAGGTGCTCGACCTGATCGGACAGTTGCGGCGCGAGTTGTCGGCGTCGATCCTGTTCATCAGCCACAATCTCGCCGTCGTCTCCAACATGTGCGACCGGGTCGGCGTGCTTTATGCCGGCATGCTGGTCGAGGAAGGCACGACCAAGGACGTCTTCAACGATCCGCGCCATCCCTACACCGTGGCGCTGCTGCGCTGCCTGCCGCGCGGCGGCCAGCGCAAGGACCAGGGCCGGCTCGACACCATCCCCGGCTTCCTGCCCGGCATCGGCGCCACCATCACCGGCTGCGCCTTCGCCGACCGTTGTGCGCTGGCCACCGAACGCTGCCGCGCCGAGCCGCCGCCGCTCTACGATCTCGGCGAGGGCCGGCTGTCGCGCTGCCACTACCATGACAACGCGCAGTCGTTGCCGCGTGCCACGCCCGCCGAGATTCCCGCTGTCGCGCCGAAGCAGGCGCCGCCGGTGCTGCAGGTCGAAGGGCTGAACAAGACCTATGCCAGCCACGGCCGTCCGCTGCGGGCGGTGAAGGATGTCTCGGTCAGCCTGAGACCCGGCGAGACGCTCGGCCTGGTCGGCGAATCCGGCAGCGGCAAGACGACCTTCGCGAGGCTCCTGCTCGGCCTTGTCCCGCCCGACGACGGCGGCTCGATCGAGCTGGAAGGCAAGAAGCTGGCGCCACGGCTTGCCAGCCGCTCGGAGGATCAGGTCAAGGCGGTGCAGATCGTCTTCCAAAATCCGGACTCCGCGCTCAACCGCTCGCATTCGATCCGCCATATCCTCAGCCGCGCCCTGAAACGGCTGGGCGGGCTCACCGGCAAGAAACTGGACGCGCGCCTCGAAGAGTTGGTCCGCTCGGTGCGGCTCACCGACCGGCATCTGGCGGTCAAGCCTCGCCAGCTGTCAGGCGGCCTGAAGCAGCGCGTGGCGATCGCGCGCGCCTTTGCCGGCGATCCGCGCATCGTGGTCTGCGACGAACCGACCTCGGCGCTCGACGTCTCGGTGCAGGCGGCGATCCTCAATCTTCTTGCCGACCTGCAGTCGAGGCAGGATGTCTCCTACATCTTCATCTCGCACGACCTCGGCGTGGTGCGCTACCTCTCCGACAAGATCGCCGTGCTCTATCTCGGCCGCATCATGGAGTTCGGACCTTCGGAAGCGGTGTTCTCCGGGCCGCATCATCCCTACACCGAAGCGCTGCTATCGGCGGTTCCAAAGCTCGACCGCACCGAGAGCTCGCGCATCCGCCTCGACGGCGAGATCCCGAGCGCGGCCAACCCGCCGACGGGCTGCGTCTTCCACACACGCTGCCCGCGCAAGATCGGCGCGATCTGCGAGACGCAAGAGCCGGAGCTTTCCGAGGCCCAGCCCGGGCATACCATCCGATGCCATATCCCTTACGACGAACTGGCAAGGCTGCAAAAGCCGAAGGCCGTGGAGCCGGCGTGA
- a CDS encoding ABC transporter substrate-binding protein yields MSKNYRILDLLRRGRTPLENHLIDGLVDGRLSRREFVRHGSLLGLSLPLLGRIGMAAGFGATPSLARAAGAAGGTIRVGSSVPAAAIDPVTIADAGGLLVMQQVAEFLCVDGPDLVLKPALAESWKPNADGTVWTFTLRKGVKFHSGGEMKAEDVVASIDRLADPANSSNALSVFSGILQKGNTKKVDDYTVEFHLDAPNGNFPYMVSSDNYNAVIIPASYKGDYEKSFDGTGPFKLEKYTPKVGASFVRNDDYWGDKALPDRTEFTFFTDIQPQILALQGGQIDIINQMPVLAGVALLNDPNFEIISLKSVAHQQLHMHCDEGPTKDARVRRAIALCLDREKLAAGLMKGRAALGNDSPFAAVYPSTDTSVPQRKQDIAQAKQLMEAAGLAQGFKMTLTTERYLEIPEYAQLIQNWVKEIGIELELNILDQGAYYGDAVFGKSNWLDSAMGITDYGHRGVPNVYLAAPLKSDGTWNAAHFKNKDYDQMAASYIAALDLEAQKATAGKIQKLLLEETPVVFGYFYDYLTATAKGVTGVQPTAMSQLFLDKASKA; encoded by the coding sequence ATGAGCAAGAACTATCGCATTCTCGATCTGCTGCGGCGTGGCCGCACGCCCCTCGAAAACCATCTGATCGACGGCCTTGTCGACGGCCGCCTCAGCCGCCGCGAATTCGTCCGCCACGGCAGCCTGCTCGGCCTGTCGCTGCCGCTGCTCGGCCGCATCGGCATGGCCGCCGGCTTCGGCGCGACGCCTTCGCTCGCTCGCGCCGCAGGTGCTGCCGGCGGCACCATTCGCGTCGGCAGCAGCGTGCCGGCCGCGGCGATCGATCCCGTCACCATCGCCGACGCCGGCGGCCTGCTCGTCATGCAGCAAGTGGCAGAATTTCTTTGCGTCGACGGCCCGGACCTGGTGCTGAAGCCGGCGCTGGCGGAAAGCTGGAAGCCGAATGCCGACGGCACGGTGTGGACCTTCACGCTGCGCAAGGGTGTCAAGTTCCACTCGGGCGGCGAGATGAAGGCCGAAGACGTGGTGGCCAGCATCGACCGGCTCGCCGATCCGGCCAACTCGTCCAACGCGCTGTCGGTGTTCAGCGGCATCCTGCAGAAGGGCAACACCAAGAAGGTCGACGACTACACGGTCGAATTCCATCTCGATGCGCCGAACGGCAACTTCCCCTATATGGTGTCGTCCGACAACTACAACGCCGTCATCATCCCGGCGAGCTACAAGGGCGACTACGAGAAGAGCTTCGACGGCACCGGTCCGTTCAAGCTGGAAAAATACACGCCCAAGGTCGGTGCGTCCTTCGTGCGCAACGACGACTACTGGGGCGACAAGGCCCTGCCGGATCGCACCGAGTTCACCTTCTTTACCGACATCCAGCCGCAGATCCTGGCGCTGCAGGGCGGCCAGATCGACATCATCAACCAGATGCCGGTGCTGGCGGGCGTTGCGCTCCTCAACGATCCGAATTTTGAGATCATCAGCCTGAAGTCGGTGGCTCATCAACAACTGCATATGCATTGCGACGAAGGTCCGACGAAGGACGCGCGCGTGCGCCGCGCCATCGCGCTCTGCCTGGACCGCGAGAAGCTCGCCGCAGGCCTGATGAAGGGACGCGCGGCACTCGGCAACGACAGCCCCTTCGCCGCCGTCTACCCCTCGACCGACACCAGCGTGCCGCAGCGCAAGCAGGACATCGCCCAGGCCAAGCAGCTGATGGAAGCGGCCGGACTCGCCCAGGGCTTCAAAATGACGCTCACCACCGAGCGCTATCTGGAAATCCCGGAATACGCCCAGCTCATCCAGAACTGGGTCAAGGAAATCGGCATCGAGCTCGAGCTCAACATCCTCGACCAGGGCGCCTATTACGGCGATGCCGTGTTCGGCAAGTCGAACTGGCTGGATTCGGCGATGGGCATCACCGACTACGGCCACCGCGGCGTGCCCAACGTCTATCTGGCGGCCCCCTTGAAGAGCGACGGCACCTGGAATGCCGCCCACTTCAAGAACAAGGACTACGACCAGATGGCGGCGAGCTATATCGCGGCCCTCGACCTCGAGGCGCAGAAGGCCACTGCCGGCAAGATCCAGAAACTCCTGCTCGAGGAAACGCCGGTGGTCTTCGGCTATTTCTACGATTATCTGACGGCGACGGCGAAAGGCGTGACCGGTGTGCAGCCCACCGCCATGTCGCAGCTGTTCCTCGACAAGGCGTCGAAGGCCTGA
- a CDS encoding ABC transporter permease, giving the protein MLVFLVRRLALSLVTLFLLSVMVFLGGQVLPGNVGRAILGPFADQRAVDALNHSLGVDRPLLVQYGTWIWNFLHGDMGTSYIFRAPVAPFVIDALGNSLKLALIAFVLVVPIGILGGVIAALNLNRPLDRIISLGGLSVTVLPEFVTGIILILIFGVWLRWLPIAAAWPKGAGFFTQIYYLILPSLPLFLVLFGYIARMARSGMIEALDSDYTRTAVLKGLPWRTVIWRHVLRNALLPTITVIATQTGYLIGGLVVIETLFRYQGIGSLIFTAARGKDFPMLEAGILTIGIVYAVATLVADFLYSVLNPRIRLGAEQ; this is encoded by the coding sequence ATCCTCGTCTTCCTTGTCCGGCGCCTGGCTCTGTCGCTCGTCACGCTGTTTTTGCTCAGCGTCATGGTCTTCCTTGGCGGCCAGGTGCTGCCGGGCAATGTCGGGCGCGCCATATTGGGGCCGTTCGCCGACCAGCGCGCCGTCGATGCGCTCAACCACTCGCTCGGCGTCGACCGGCCACTGCTCGTCCAGTACGGCACCTGGATCTGGAATTTCCTGCATGGCGACATGGGCACGTCCTACATTTTCCGCGCGCCGGTCGCCCCCTTCGTCATCGATGCTCTGGGCAATTCGCTGAAGCTGGCATTGATCGCCTTTGTGCTGGTGGTGCCGATCGGCATCCTGGGCGGCGTCATCGCCGCGCTCAATCTCAACCGGCCGCTTGACCGCATCATCAGCCTCGGCGGCCTGTCGGTGACGGTGCTGCCGGAATTCGTCACCGGCATCATCCTGATCCTGATCTTCGGGGTGTGGCTGCGCTGGCTGCCGATCGCCGCCGCATGGCCGAAAGGCGCCGGCTTCTTCACCCAGATCTATTACCTTATCCTGCCCTCGCTGCCGCTGTTCCTGGTGCTGTTCGGCTATATTGCCCGCATGGCCAGGTCCGGCATGATCGAGGCGCTCGATTCCGACTATACGCGCACCGCCGTGCTCAAGGGCCTGCCCTGGCGGACGGTGATCTGGCGCCATGTGCTGCGCAACGCGCTGCTGCCGACCATCACGGTGATCGCCACCCAGACCGGCTATCTGATCGGCGGCCTGGTGGTGATCGAGACGCTGTTCCGCTACCAGGGCATCGGCTCGCTGATCTTCACCGCCGCGCGCGGCAAGGATTTTCCGATGCTGGAAGCCGGCATTCTCACCATCGGCATCGTCTATGCGGTGGCGACCTTGGTCGCCGACTTCCTCTATTCCGTGCTCAATCCGCGCATTCGGCTGGGGGCAGAGCAATGA
- a CDS encoding ABC transporter permease has protein sequence MSATDGPSLPAVQDTVARRSAWGEVLHSLVRSPTFLTGLGILLFWVICALFGEHFVPYDPLDADIINTLAPPSADHWFGTDQLGRDVFSRVIVGSRDILTVAPLATILATIAGTALGLVIGYFRGIVDDIVSRVLEAFMAIPVVIIALLAIVALGTSKITVIVVIGLSFAPIIARTVRSAVLAERELDYVAAAKLRHEGALHTMFVEILPNVIPPILVETTVRLGYAIFAVATLSFMGFGIQPPSPDWGLSISSNYGMIGGGFWWTVLFDALAIASLVIGVNLVADGVHGAFND, from the coding sequence ATGAGCGCGACGGACGGCCCGTCCCTTCCCGCAGTCCAGGATACTGTTGCGCGGCGCAGCGCTTGGGGCGAGGTGCTGCATTCGCTCGTGAGGTCCCCCACGTTCCTGACCGGCCTGGGCATCCTGCTGTTCTGGGTCATCTGCGCGCTGTTCGGCGAACATTTCGTGCCCTACGATCCTCTCGACGCCGACATCATCAACACGCTTGCGCCGCCATCGGCCGACCACTGGTTCGGCACCGATCAGCTCGGCCGCGACGTCTTCTCACGCGTCATCGTCGGCTCCCGCGACATCCTGACCGTGGCGCCGCTGGCGACGATCCTTGCGACTATCGCCGGCACCGCGCTCGGCCTGGTCATCGGCTATTTCCGCGGCATCGTCGACGACATCGTCAGCCGCGTGCTGGAAGCCTTCATGGCGATCCCAGTGGTCATCATCGCGCTGCTCGCCATCGTCGCGCTCGGCACCTCGAAGATCACCGTCATCGTCGTCATCGGCCTGAGCTTCGCGCCGATCATCGCCCGCACGGTGCGCTCGGCGGTGCTGGCCGAACGCGAGCTCGACTATGTCGCCGCGGCAAAGCTGCGCCATGAAGGCGCGCTGCACACGATGTTCGTCGAGATCCTGCCCAACGTCATCCCGCCGATCCTGGTCGAGACGACGGTGCGGCTGGGCTACGCCATCTTCGCCGTGGCCACGCTTTCCTTCATGGGCTTCGGCATCCAGCCGCCCTCGCCCGACTGGGGCCTGTCGATCTCTTCCAATTACGGCATGATCGGCGGCGGCTTCTGGTGGACGGTGCTGTTCGATGCCTTGGCCATCGCCTCGCTGGTGATCGGCGTCAATTTGGTGGCCGACGGCGTGCATGGAGCGTTCAATGACTAA
- a CDS encoding mandelate racemase/muconate lactonizing enzyme family protein, translated as MKIRRVKATPINYRLEAPYVWVFGELDGFSPTIVEVETEDGLVGIGEAPAPGAAAIVNDVLAPRLVGRDAFDIAGAEEVCLPFWSGVQSTNDRTRIMAFGAIEMALWDLRGKAWKQPLYQLLGGAVRKDIPFTDYFSLRGDGASVKGEKTPEEVADYCVELYERHGTTFFEGKFSTHDPKISMKMVELIRRKLGGGAMIRIDSNQAYSLATARQLARPLEELGVRNWEDPVATIKEMRELRRHTSIPFSTHNIDVARAMELKVPDAFVGNPTAHGGINRMLRFVGACEHAGIDYWCYSGDTGIGSACYLHLCAALGWIREPNQSLFRMQPMDIIEEGPFAPKNNTVPVPEGHGLGVTLSQERLAACHRDFVENGPCNKYHDPEKPEAYRRLPLN; from the coding sequence ATGAAGATCAGGCGCGTCAAGGCAACCCCGATCAATTACCGGCTGGAGGCCCCTTATGTCTGGGTCTTCGGCGAGCTCGACGGCTTTTCGCCGACCATCGTCGAGGTCGAGACCGAGGACGGGCTTGTCGGCATCGGCGAGGCGCCGGCGCCGGGCGCGGCGGCCATTGTCAACGACGTGCTGGCGCCGAGGCTTGTTGGCCGTGACGCCTTCGACATCGCCGGCGCGGAGGAAGTCTGCCTGCCATTCTGGAGCGGCGTGCAGTCGACCAACGACCGCACCCGCATCATGGCTTTCGGCGCCATCGAGATGGCGCTGTGGGACCTGCGCGGCAAGGCGTGGAAGCAGCCGCTTTACCAATTGCTCGGCGGCGCGGTGCGCAAGGACATCCCCTTCACCGACTATTTCTCGCTGCGCGGTGATGGCGCCAGTGTCAAGGGCGAGAAGACGCCGGAGGAAGTCGCCGACTATTGCGTCGAACTTTATGAGCGCCACGGCACGACCTTCTTCGAGGGCAAGTTCTCGACGCATGATCCGAAAATTTCGATGAAGATGGTCGAGCTGATCCGCAGGAAGCTTGGCGGCGGCGCGATGATCCGCATCGATTCCAACCAGGCCTATTCGCTGGCGACCGCCAGGCAGTTGGCGCGGCCGCTGGAGGAGCTCGGCGTACGCAACTGGGAGGACCCGGTCGCGACCATCAAGGAGATGCGCGAGCTGCGTCGTCACACCTCGATCCCGTTCTCGACCCATAACATCGACGTCGCGCGGGCGATGGAGCTGAAGGTGCCGGATGCCTTCGTCGGCAACCCGACGGCGCATGGCGGCATCAACCGCATGCTGCGCTTCGTTGGCGCCTGCGAGCATGCCGGCATCGACTACTGGTGCTACAGCGGCGACACTGGCATCGGCAGCGCCTGCTACCTGCATCTGTGCGCCGCGCTCGGCTGGATCAGGGAACCCAACCAGTCGCTGTTTCGCATGCAGCCGATGGACATCATCGAAGAAGGCCCGTTCGCGCCCAAGAACAACACCGTGCCGGTGCCGGAAGGCCATGGCCTCGGGGTCACGCTGTCGCAAGAAAGGCTCGCCGCCTGCCATCGCGATTTCGTCGAGAACGGCCCCTGCAACAAATATCACGACCCGGAAAAGCCCGAGGCCTATCGCAGACTGCCGCTGAATTAG
- a CDS encoding ABC transporter substrate-binding protein, producing the protein MPKHFRTIDAARKTLSAIENSAIDELLSGRIGRREFLRHGSVLGLSLPFLGGIASAVGLGAPQARAEGKPGGTVRAGIAVPGGAIDPVTFYDSGSYQLAFQTSEFLCVTQPDLTLKPVLAESWSPNADGSVWTFKLRKGVKFHNGEDFKADDVVATFDRLADPNGPSNALSVFKGLLSKGGTRKVDDHTVEFHLDAPNGSFPYSVSIDNYNAVILPASYKGDYEKTFEGTGPFRLESYTPKVGATFVRNADYWGEKALPDRLEFKFYGDVQPRILALQAGEVDVLDAIPLDVSQVVLGNPDITVLRVASTAHRQLHMRCDMAPFTDKRVRQALALCIDRSKLVDGLCRGMAATGNDSPFAPAFPVTDKSIAQRTQDIAKAKQLMEAAGLGSGFDITLTTLRYSDIPGYAQLFQNFAKEIGARIALNIEDQDKYYGKAVFGQSDWLDSPLGITDYAHRSVPNVFLKSPLVSDGSWNAAHFKNATYDGLVTGYLKALDLDAQRKAASDIQKLLLDETPVIFSYFPDLLVPVRKTVSGVPPIAAGLLLDRVSVAS; encoded by the coding sequence ATGCCGAAGCATTTCAGGACGATCGACGCCGCTCGCAAAACCCTCAGCGCAATCGAAAATTCCGCTATCGACGAATTGCTCTCCGGCAGGATCGGCCGGCGTGAATTCCTGCGCCATGGCAGCGTGCTCGGCCTGTCGCTGCCCTTCCTCGGCGGCATCGCTTCGGCTGTCGGCCTCGGCGCTCCGCAAGCACGCGCCGAGGGCAAGCCCGGCGGCACGGTGCGCGCCGGCATCGCCGTGCCCGGCGGCGCCATCGATCCGGTGACTTTCTACGACAGCGGCAGCTACCAGCTCGCCTTCCAGACGTCAGAGTTCCTGTGTGTGACGCAGCCCGACCTGACGCTGAAGCCGGTGCTGGCGGAAAGCTGGTCGCCCAATGCCGACGGCAGCGTGTGGACCTTCAAGCTGCGCAAGGGCGTGAAATTCCACAATGGCGAGGATTTCAAGGCCGACGACGTCGTGGCGACCTTCGACCGCCTTGCCGATCCGAACGGCCCCTCCAACGCTCTCTCGGTGTTCAAGGGCCTGCTGTCGAAGGGCGGCACGCGCAAGGTCGACGACCACACGGTCGAATTCCATCTCGACGCGCCGAACGGCAGTTTCCCCTATTCGGTGTCGATCGACAATTACAACGCCGTCATCCTGCCGGCGAGCTACAAGGGCGACTACGAGAAGACCTTCGAAGGCACCGGTCCGTTCCGGCTAGAAAGCTACACGCCGAAGGTCGGCGCGACCTTCGTGCGTAATGCCGACTACTGGGGCGAGAAGGCGCTGCCCGACCGGCTGGAATTCAAGTTCTATGGCGACGTGCAGCCGCGGATTCTCGCGCTGCAGGCGGGCGAGGTCGACGTGCTCGACGCCATCCCGCTCGACGTCAGCCAGGTGGTGCTCGGCAATCCCGACATCACGGTGCTGCGCGTGGCGTCCACCGCGCATCGCCAGCTGCATATGCGCTGCGACATGGCGCCCTTCACCGACAAGCGCGTGCGCCAGGCGCTGGCTCTGTGCATCGACCGCTCCAAGCTGGTCGACGGACTCTGCCGCGGCATGGCGGCGACCGGCAATGACAGCCCGTTCGCGCCGGCCTTCCCGGTCACCGACAAATCGATTGCCCAGCGCACGCAGGACATCGCCAAGGCCAAGCAATTGATGGAAGCGGCCGGCCTTGGCAGCGGCTTCGACATAACGCTGACGACGCTGCGCTATTCCGACATCCCGGGCTATGCGCAGCTGTTCCAGAACTTCGCCAAGGAAATCGGCGCGCGCATCGCGCTCAACATCGAGGACCAGGACAAATATTACGGCAAGGCGGTGTTCGGCCAGTCGGACTGGCTGGACAGCCCGCTCGGCATCACCGACTACGCGCATCGCAGCGTACCGAACGTGTTCCTGAAAAGCCCGCTGGTCAGCGACGGGTCGTGGAACGCGGCGCATTTCAAGAACGCGACCTATGACGGGCTGGTCACCGGCTACCTCAAGGCGCTCGACCTCGACGCCCAGCGCAAGGCCGCTTCCGACATCCAGAAGCTGCTGCTCGATGAGACGCCGGTGATCTTCAGCTATTTCCCGGACCTGCTGGTACCCGTGCGCAAGACTGTCAGCGGCGTGCCGCCGATCGCCGCCGGCCTGCTGCTCGATCGCGTATCGGTGGCGTCATGA
- a CDS encoding mandelate racemase/muconate lactonizing enzyme family protein: MKIESIKAYHVVQPFVDGPYRMSKGRVADCFDAVIVAITSDSGVTGWGEMAPLGNFYSAAFPAGARAGVPEIAPHLIGQDPRGFAGIGRLMDTVFKGHPYIKSALDMACWDLAARAADMPLVTMLGGRESDMAETYRVVTHGTLDQMAALAKRILSEGCRRLQVKVGGNVHDDIERVTTVASAVPKGTVIFCDANAGWTPYQARQFADATRGIDYTFEQPCTTLDENMSVRRMLDKPMVLDESVTSLGEMLEIHRRGAADGLTLKISRLGGVTQTRLIRDVAVDLGFMITVEDTGGAEIDTAAVAHLSLSTPAERRLHAIAFHEWVTVRTARNAPPVTGSHMGIPDGPGLGIDVDPGLLGEPFFEIG; the protein is encoded by the coding sequence GTGAAGATCGAGAGCATCAAGGCCTACCATGTCGTCCAGCCCTTCGTGGACGGGCCTTACCGCATGTCCAAGGGACGCGTCGCCGACTGTTTCGATGCGGTGATCGTCGCCATCACCTCCGACAGCGGTGTGACCGGCTGGGGCGAGATGGCGCCGCTCGGCAATTTCTATTCGGCCGCCTTCCCGGCGGGAGCGCGCGCGGGCGTGCCGGAAATCGCGCCGCATCTCATCGGCCAGGATCCGCGCGGATTTGCCGGCATCGGCCGGCTGATGGACACGGTGTTCAAGGGCCACCCTTACATCAAGTCGGCGCTCGACATGGCGTGCTGGGATCTCGCCGCTCGCGCGGCCGACATGCCGCTGGTGACCATGCTCGGCGGCCGCGAAAGCGATATGGCGGAGACCTATCGGGTCGTCACCCACGGCACGCTCGATCAGATGGCGGCTTTGGCCAAGCGGATCCTTTCCGAGGGCTGCCGCCGTCTGCAGGTCAAGGTCGGCGGCAATGTGCATGACGACATCGAGCGGGTGACGACTGTCGCCTCGGCGGTGCCCAAGGGCACGGTGATCTTCTGCGACGCCAATGCCGGCTGGACGCCCTACCAGGCGCGCCAGTTCGCCGACGCCACGCGAGGCATCGACTACACGTTCGAGCAGCCCTGCACCACTCTGGATGAGAACATGTCGGTGCGCCGCATGCTCGACAAGCCAATGGTGCTGGACGAATCCGTCACGTCCCTCGGCGAGATGCTGGAAATCCACCGCCGAGGTGCCGCCGACGGGCTGACGCTGAAGATCTCGCGGCTCGGCGGCGTGACACAGACACGGCTGATCCGCGACGTCGCCGTGGACCTCGGCTTCATGATCACCGTGGAAGACACAGGCGGCGCCGAGATCGACACCGCCGCCGTGGCGCATCTGTCGCTGTCGACACCGGCAGAGCGCCGGCTGCATGCCATCGCCTTCCACGAATGGGTCACGGTGCGCACGGCAAGGAACGCGCCACCGGTGACCGGCAGCCATATGGGCATTCCCGACGGCCCCGGCCTCGGCATCGACGTGGATCCGGGCCTGCTCGGCGAACCCTTCTTCGAGATCGGCTGA